The Pseudoliparis swirei isolate HS2019 ecotype Mariana Trench chromosome 16, NWPU_hadal_v1, whole genome shotgun sequence genome includes a window with the following:
- the en2a gene encoding homeobox protein engrailed-2a, which translates to MEENDHGNRDVVERQESADESNRAILPRLQAPGNPQVPHRVTNFFIDNILRPDFGRKKDGDSTREESSLASRESHNGHPDTPQTEPVGNTVPAEGTSTPHTVTVSKKPAIAAEEPLNPREEGGDQCLSSDSDSSQASSNPPPSKSMLWPAWVYCTRYSDRPSSGPRSRKPKKKTTSKEDKRPRTAFTTEQLQRLKTEFQTNRYLTEQRRQNLAGELGLNESQIKIWFQNKRAKIKKSTGAKNSLALHLMAQGLYNHATVSSKDDKSDSD; encoded by the exons ATGGAAGAAAATGATCACGGCAACAGAGACGTGGTGGAGCGGCAGGAGTCGGCGGATGAGTCCAACAGAGCCATCCTCCCCCGTTTACAGGCGCCGGGGAACCCGCAGGTCCCTCACCGGGTCACCAATTTCTTCATCGACAACATCTTGCGGCCGGATTTCGGACGGAAAAAGGACGGAGACTCGACCCGCGAGGAGAGCAGCCTGGCGTCGCGGGAGAGCCACAACGGCCACCCGGACACCCCTCAGACCGAGCCGGTGGGGAACACGGTGCCGGCGGAGGGGACCTCCACTCCGCACACAGTCACCGTGAGCAAGAAGCCCGCTATAGCCGCCGAGGAGCCCCTGAATCCccgcgaggagggaggagaccagTGCCTAAGCTCAGACTCAGACAGTTCCCAAGCCAGCTCGAACCCACCCCCGTCCAAGTCCATGCTGTGGCCAGCCTGGGTCTACTGCACCCGGTACTCGGACAGGCCTTCTTCAG GGCCAAGATCTCGCAAACCAAAGAAGAAAACGACCAGCAAAGAGGACAAGCGACCACGGACGGCCTTCACCACAGAGCAGCTGCAGAGACTAAAAACGGAGTTCCAGACCAACCGCTATCTGACGGAGCAGAGGCGGCAGAACCTGGCGGGGGAGCTGGGCCTCAACGAGTCCCAGATCAAGATCTGGTTCCAGAACAAGAGGGCGAAAATCAAGAAGTCCACCGGCGCTAAAAACTCTCTGGCCTTGCACCTGATGGCGCAGGGACTGTACAATCACGCCACCGTCTCGTCGAAGGACGACAAATCAGACAGCGATTGA
- the insig1 gene encoding insulin-induced gene 1 protein, which yields MPRLEEHCWSCSCAPRVESKHSSEANWLASKAEEMMSIITSVLRNAYGSLQDVRAANLIRRGLVLFTVGAFLALVLNLLQIQRHVTLFPEEVMATLFSSAWWIPPCCGTGAAVVGLLYPCLDSHLGEPHKFKREWASVMRCIAVFVGINHASVKLDFDNNVQLSLTLAALSLGLWWTFDRSRSGFGLGVTTAVLATVFTQLLVYNGVYQYTSPDFLYVRSWLPCIFFSGGVTVGNIGRQLAMGGVEKPHMD from the exons ATGCCCAGACTGGAGGAGCACTGCTGGAGCTGCTCCTGTGCACCGAGGGTCGAAAGCAAACACTCGTCCGAAGCTAACTGGTTAGCATCCAAAGCTGAAGAAATGATGTCCATCATCACGTCGGTGCTCCGCAACGCCTACGGCTCTCTGCAGGACGTGCGGGCGGCCAACCTGATCCGCCGGGGTCTGGTGCTCTTCACGGTCGGAGCGTTCCTCGCCCTGGTGCTCAACTTGCTGCAGATCCAGAGGCACGTCACTCTGTTTCCCGAGGAGGTGATGGCAACTTTGTTTTCGTCCGCCTGGTGGATCCCACCGTGCTGCGGCACCGGGGCCG CTGTTGTGGGCCTGCTGTATCCCTGCCTCGACAGTCATTTGGGAGAGCCGCACAAGTTCAAGAGGGAGTGGGCCAGCGTCATGAGATGCATCGCAGTGTTCGTCGGCATCAACCACGCCAGTGTT AAACTCGACTTCGACAACAACGTGCAGCTCTCCCTCACGCTGGCGGCCTTGTCCCTGGGCCTGTGGTGGACATTCGACCGGTCCAGGAGCGGCTTTGGTTTGGGCGTCACCACCGCCGTCCTCGCCACCGTCTTCACACAGCTGCTCGTCTACAATGGCGTTTACCA GTACACATCTCCGGACTTCTTGTATGTGCGCTCATGGCTCCCATGCATATTCTTCTCAGGCGGCGTCACCGTGGGAAACATTGGACGGCAACTTGCCATG GGCGGCGTCGAGAAACCCCACATGGACTGA